One window of Microcoleus vaginatus PCC 9802 genomic DNA carries:
- the murF gene encoding UDP-N-acetylmuramoyl-tripeptide--D-alanyl-D-alanine ligase, with translation MVCCVSIARLAEILTVPLPAVPEGVLTALGTGIATDTRTLEGGEIFLALRGDNFDGHQFVAKARDLGAIAAIVDRDWQEELPNFPLLRVDDTLKAYQSIARWWRDQFSIPIVAVTGSVGKTTVKELIAAVLSTRGNVLKTQYNYNNEIGVPKTLLELSSAHNYAVIEMGMRGSGEIALLSQIARPTVAVITNVGTAHIGRLGSEDAIAQAKCELLAEMPTDSIAILNHDGDRLIATAAKVWQGKTLTYGLEGGDLCGELLNHNTMLVEGLELPLPLPGRHNAVNYLAALAVGKVLGIDWELLKQGLSVQLPDGRARRYDLPQDIVILDETYNAGLESMLAALRLLADTAGKRRIAVLGTMKELGDRAIEFHRQVGRAARELNLDALFVFADFEEAAAMAAGAAGLPFVEVEDIARENSREDLARHLMEFVTPGDRILFKASHSVELNRVVEKFRADLTGE, from the coding sequence ATGGTTTGTTGCGTAAGTATCGCCCGACTTGCTGAAATTTTAACTGTACCTTTGCCTGCTGTGCCTGAGGGCGTTTTGACAGCTTTAGGGACAGGTATTGCCACAGATACGCGCACTCTTGAGGGGGGGGAAATATTTTTGGCGCTGCGGGGAGATAATTTTGACGGGCATCAATTTGTGGCAAAAGCCCGGGATTTAGGGGCGATTGCGGCGATAGTCGATCGAGATTGGCAAGAGGAATTGCCGAATTTTCCGCTGTTGCGCGTTGACGATACTTTAAAAGCTTATCAGTCGATCGCCCGCTGGTGGCGCGACCAATTCAGTATACCTATAGTTGCTGTTACTGGTTCTGTCGGTAAAACTACTGTTAAAGAGTTAATTGCGGCGGTTTTGTCAACGAGAGGAAATGTTCTTAAAACTCAATATAACTACAACAATGAAATTGGAGTACCAAAAACTTTGTTGGAGCTTTCATCGGCACACAATTATGCTGTAATTGAAATGGGAATGCGCGGGAGTGGCGAAATTGCGCTGCTGTCGCAAATTGCGCGTCCTACGGTTGCGGTAATTACTAATGTAGGAACGGCGCATATTGGACGATTGGGATCGGAAGACGCAATCGCCCAAGCTAAATGCGAACTTTTAGCCGAAATGCCTACAGATAGCATTGCTATTCTCAATCACGATGGTGACAGATTAATCGCAACTGCAGCCAAAGTTTGGCAGGGAAAAACTTTAACTTACGGTTTAGAAGGCGGGGATTTGTGCGGGGAATTGCTGAATCATAATACAATGCTTGTAGAAGGTCTGGAATTGCCGCTGCCACTGCCGGGACGCCACAATGCTGTAAATTATTTGGCTGCTTTGGCGGTAGGAAAAGTGTTAGGTATTGATTGGGAACTTTTAAAGCAAGGTTTGTCTGTGCAGTTACCGGATGGACGGGCGCGCCGCTACGATTTGCCGCAGGATATTGTGATTCTGGATGAGACTTACAATGCTGGTTTGGAGTCGATGTTGGCGGCGCTGAGACTGTTAGCAGATACTGCAGGAAAGCGCCGGATTGCGGTGTTGGGAACGATGAAGGAATTGGGCGATAGGGCGATCGAATTTCACCGGCAAGTGGGAAGGGCGGCGCGAGAGTTGAATCTGGATGCTTTGTTTGTTTTTGCTGATTTTGAGGAAGCGGCGGCAATGGCTGCGGGTGCGGCGGGTCTGCCTTTTGTGGAGGTAGAAGATATTGCGAGGGAGAATTCCCGGGAAGATTTAGCAAGGCATTTAATGGAGTTTGTCACACCGGGCGATCGTATTTTATTTAAGGCCTCTCATTCGGTAGAGTTAAATAGAGTTGTGGAGAAGTTTCGCGCTGATTTAACTGGCGAATAA
- a CDS encoding Uma2 family endonuclease, whose protein sequence is MTATLIPSQSSGILLKNISWKTYESLVNELAEQGGIRLTYDRGNLEIMTPSAPHEKYKKILGRFVESVSDELNVEICSLGSLTCRREDLARGLEPDQCYYIENEDVVWDKEQIDLNQDPPPDLVVEIDVTSSSIDRLSLYASLGVPEVWRYDGNRLIIYQLEAQEYRERDVSPTFPFLSQVEMLRFLELRRTTKENALIRLFREWVRSQIQSGE, encoded by the coding sequence ATGACAGCCACCCTGATCCCGAGTCAAAGTAGCGGAATTCTGCTGAAAAACATTAGCTGGAAAACTTACGAATCCCTGGTGAATGAGTTAGCCGAACAAGGAGGAATTCGCCTGACTTACGATCGCGGAAATTTAGAAATTATGACTCCATCAGCACCCCACGAAAAGTACAAAAAAATCTTGGGACGTTTTGTAGAAAGCGTGAGTGATGAATTGAATGTTGAAATTTGCAGTTTGGGTTCTCTAACTTGCAGGCGGGAGGATTTGGCTCGCGGTTTGGAACCGGATCAGTGCTACTATATCGAAAATGAGGATGTGGTTTGGGATAAAGAACAAATCGATCTCAATCAAGATCCGCCCCCAGATTTAGTGGTGGAAATTGACGTGACTAGCAGTTCGATCGATCGACTTTCTTTATATGCAAGTTTAGGCGTACCGGAAGTTTGGCGCTACGACGGAAATCGTTTAATAATTTATCAGTTGGAAGCACAGGAATATAGAGAAAGAGATGTGTCTCCGACTTTTCCTTTTTTGTCGCAAGTTGAGATGCTGCGCTTTTTGGAATTGAGGAGGACTACAAAAGAAAATGCTTTAATTCGCTTGTTCCGGGAGTGGGTGAGGAGTCAAATTCAGTCAGGGGAGTGA
- a CDS encoding elongation factor G produces MMKDLTRYRNIGIFAHVDAGKTTTTERILKLTGKIHKIGEVHEGAATTDFMEQEQERGITIQSAATTCFWNEHQLNIIDTPGHVDFTIEVYRSLKVLDGGIGVFCGSGGVEPQSETNWRYANDSKVARVIYINKLDRTGADFYRVVKQVDKILGAKPMVMVLPIGIEEKFCGVVDLLTRKAWIWDDSGDPMNYQIKDVPADMVDDVESWREKLIELAVEQDDAVMEQYLEGNEPSLEDLKRCIRKGTRDRAFFPTYCGSSFKNKGVQLVLDAVVDYLPNPMEVTPQPEVDLEGEETGEFAVVDPNRPLRALAFKIMDDRYGALTFTRLYSGTLSKGDTILNTATGKTERVSRLVEMHANSREEIESAQAGDIVAIVGMKNVRTGHTICDPKNPATLEPMVFPDPVISISVKPKQKGGEEKMGAALTKMVQEDPSFHMVTDQESGETILKGMGELHLDIKVDILKRTHGIEVEVGEPQVAYRESITKRLEDEYTHKKQSGGSGQFAKIGYVIEPGEVGSGFQFESKVTGGSVPREYWPAVEKGFESCIDKGVLAGFPCLDLKFTLLEGGFHPVDSSAMAFEIAAKAAYRQSLPKAGPQLLEPIMNVDVFTPDDYMGDVIGDLNRRRGMMKSQETGQTGARIKADVPLSEMFGYISDLRTMTSGRGQFSMSFSHYAPCPNNIAEEVIKAAKERQAAAK; encoded by the coding sequence ATTATGAAAGATCTCACTCGTTATCGAAATATCGGCATCTTCGCCCACGTAGATGCTGGCAAGACCACCACAACAGAAAGAATCCTGAAACTGACAGGTAAAATCCACAAAATTGGTGAAGTTCACGAAGGCGCGGCGACTACTGACTTCATGGAACAGGAGCAAGAGCGCGGTATTACGATTCAGTCCGCTGCTACCACGTGCTTCTGGAACGAGCATCAGCTCAACATCATCGATACTCCGGGACACGTCGATTTTACGATCGAGGTTTACCGTTCTTTGAAGGTTCTCGATGGTGGCATTGGTGTGTTCTGCGGTTCGGGTGGAGTTGAACCGCAATCTGAAACCAACTGGCGCTACGCTAACGATTCCAAAGTCGCTCGCGTCATCTACATCAATAAGCTCGATCGCACCGGTGCAGATTTTTACCGCGTTGTCAAGCAAGTCGATAAAATCCTTGGCGCTAAACCGATGGTGATGGTATTGCCGATCGGCATAGAAGAAAAGTTTTGCGGCGTAGTCGATTTGCTGACCCGCAAAGCCTGGATCTGGGATGATTCCGGCGATCCCATGAACTATCAAATTAAAGATGTCCCCGCCGATATGGTCGATGATGTCGAAAGTTGGCGCGAAAAGTTGATCGAACTGGCCGTCGAGCAAGACGACGCTGTGATGGAACAGTATCTCGAAGGCAACGAGCCGAGCCTCGAAGACCTCAAGCGCTGCATTCGCAAAGGTACTCGCGATCGGGCATTTTTCCCCACCTACTGCGGCTCATCGTTTAAAAACAAAGGCGTGCAGTTGGTTCTCGATGCCGTAGTTGACTACCTGCCAAACCCGATGGAAGTCACACCGCAGCCAGAAGTCGATCTCGAGGGCGAGGAAACCGGCGAGTTTGCCGTTGTCGATCCCAACAGGCCATTGCGGGCACTCGCGTTTAAGATCATGGACGATCGCTACGGTGCTCTAACATTCACGCGCCTGTACTCCGGTACTCTGTCCAAGGGCGACACCATACTCAATACCGCCACGGGCAAAACCGAGCGCGTCAGCCGTTTGGTGGAGATGCACGCCAACTCTCGCGAAGAAATTGAATCCGCGCAAGCAGGGGACATTGTGGCGATCGTCGGCATGAAAAACGTCCGCACCGGACACACCATCTGCGACCCCAAAAATCCCGCCACCCTAGAGCCGATGGTATTCCCCGATCCCGTTATTTCGATTTCGGTCAAACCGAAACAAAAAGGCGGCGAAGAAAAAATGGGAGCAGCCCTCACCAAGATGGTGCAAGAAGACCCATCTTTCCACATGGTGACGGATCAAGAAAGCGGCGAAACGATTCTCAAGGGGATGGGCGAGTTACACCTCGACATCAAAGTAGACATTCTCAAGCGCACCCACGGCATCGAAGTAGAAGTCGGCGAACCACAGGTAGCCTACCGCGAGTCGATTACCAAGCGCTTGGAAGACGAATACACCCACAAAAAGCAATCAGGTGGTTCCGGTCAATTTGCCAAAATCGGCTATGTGATCGAGCCTGGTGAGGTTGGAAGTGGCTTCCAGTTTGAGTCAAAAGTGACTGGTGGTAGCGTGCCGAGAGAATATTGGCCAGCCGTCGAAAAAGGCTTTGAAAGCTGCATCGACAAAGGCGTCTTGGCCGGATTCCCCTGCTTGGACTTGAAATTCACGCTTCTAGAAGGCGGTTTCCACCCCGTTGACTCGTCAGCAATGGCCTTTGAAATTGCTGCCAAAGCGGCCTATCGGCAGTCTCTGCCGAAAGCGGGGCCTCAGTTGCTCGAACCGATTATGAATGTCGATGTATTCACTCCAGATGATTACATGGGCGACGTGATCGGCGACCTCAACCGCCGCCGGGGGATGATGAAATCTCAGGAGACAGGACAAACAGGAGCACGGATCAAGGCAGATGTACCCTTGAGCGAAATGTTTGGTTACATTAGCGATTTGCGTACTATGACCTCTGGCCGCGGTCAGTTTTCCATGTCCTTCTCGCACTATGCTCCTTGTCCGAATAACATCGCTGAAGAAGTGATTAAGGCGGCAAAAGAGCGTCAAGCTGCCGCGAAGTAA
- the recG gene encoding ATP-dependent DNA helicase RecG, translating to MTIDRPEWQRLQKALSVEADRGFNDIQGSQYRFSEFLGLSLRQLAANVAASSRDRARQLAAEFDIYPQKDLEQRQHSIAITVSFLRQMEQVWEQETRHQQKQVGQVRPANANASEPTAPALSVPRTAPLSTAPPPPSLTLDQQLTRVTGIGPANGNRLAKLGLYTVYDLLYYYPRNHIDYAKQVQIRELVAGETVTLIAEVKRCNCFSSPKNKKLTILEVILKDRTGEIKISRFFAGPRYSNRGWQEFKKREYCTGAVLAASGLVKQGKYGITLENPELEVLDDSEGAIESMKVGRLIPVYPLTEGVDAGSVRRSILAAMPAAKMLPESLPEDLRERYGLMGLADAVTNIHFPLDRDCLAAARRRLVFDEFFYLQLGLLKRRQTQRKAQASAVILPTGKLIEHFYEILPFALTNAQERVINDILNDLASSQPMNRLVQGDVGAGKTVVAVVAMLAAIQSGYQAALMAPTEVLAEQHYRKLVGWFNLMHLSVELLTGSTKIAKRREIHNQLETGELPVLVGTHALIQDTVNFHKLGLAVIDEQHRFGVHQRAKLQQKGEAPHVLTMTATPIPRTLALTLHGDLDVSQIDELPPGRQAIQTTVLSAKERIQAYDLIRREVASGRQVYVVLPLVEESEKLDVRSAIEEKEKLEKSVFPEFKVGLLHGRMSSADKDEAITKFRDKETDILVSTTVVEVGVDVPNATVMLIENSERFGLSQLHQLRGRVGRGSNRSYCLLMPGSKSAEAMQRMKVLEQSQDGFFIAEMDMRLRGPGQVLGTRQSGLPDFALASLVEDQEVLELARAAAQMVIDNDESLNQWPVVRDELERRYQRMMSGSILT from the coding sequence ATGACTATCGATCGACCCGAATGGCAGCGATTGCAAAAAGCTCTTTCAGTAGAAGCCGATCGCGGATTTAACGACATCCAAGGCAGTCAATACCGCTTCAGCGAGTTTCTGGGTCTGAGTTTAAGACAGTTGGCAGCTAATGTGGCGGCTTCTTCGCGCGATCGAGCCAGACAACTAGCCGCTGAATTTGACATCTACCCTCAGAAAGATCTCGAACAGCGCCAACATTCGATCGCCATTACGGTCAGTTTTTTGAGGCAAATGGAGCAAGTTTGGGAACAAGAAACTCGCCACCAGCAAAAACAAGTAGGACAAGTCAGACCCGCAAACGCTAACGCTTCTGAACCAACCGCCCCAGCACTTTCCGTTCCCCGAACTGCACCCCTGAGTACAGCACCCCCACCGCCCAGCCTGACTCTCGACCAACAGTTAACCCGTGTCACCGGCATCGGCCCTGCCAACGGCAACCGCTTGGCAAAACTGGGTTTATACACTGTATACGACTTGCTTTACTACTATCCGCGCAACCACATCGACTATGCAAAGCAAGTACAAATTCGCGAGCTGGTAGCTGGGGAAACTGTCACTTTAATCGCAGAAGTAAAGCGCTGCAATTGCTTTTCTAGTCCGAAAAATAAGAAATTAACCATATTAGAAGTTATTTTAAAAGACCGTACCGGAGAAATAAAAATAAGTCGTTTTTTTGCAGGTCCTCGCTACAGTAATCGCGGTTGGCAAGAATTCAAAAAGCGCGAGTATTGTACAGGTGCGGTGCTGGCAGCTTCCGGCTTGGTGAAGCAGGGTAAATATGGAATTACTTTAGAAAATCCTGAGTTAGAAGTATTAGACGACTCCGAGGGTGCGATCGAATCGATGAAAGTCGGTCGCTTGATACCAGTTTATCCGCTGACGGAGGGGGTGGATGCTGGTTCGGTGAGGCGATCGATTTTGGCTGCAATGCCGGCGGCAAAAATGTTGCCAGAATCCCTACCGGAAGATTTGCGCGAGCGTTACGGTTTAATGGGTTTAGCCGATGCGGTAACTAATATTCACTTTCCGCTCGATCGAGATTGTTTGGCCGCCGCCCGCCGCCGCTTAGTTTTTGACGAATTTTTCTACCTGCAATTAGGACTTTTGAAGCGCCGGCAAACCCAAAGGAAAGCTCAAGCTAGTGCAGTCATCCTTCCTACTGGCAAATTGATCGAACATTTTTATGAAATCTTGCCTTTTGCCTTGACTAATGCTCAGGAAAGAGTAATTAACGACATCCTCAACGATTTAGCTTCGTCGCAACCGATGAACAGATTAGTGCAAGGCGATGTCGGTGCTGGCAAAACAGTAGTCGCCGTAGTGGCAATGCTAGCAGCAATTCAATCCGGCTATCAAGCCGCTTTAATGGCGCCGACAGAAGTTTTAGCAGAACAGCACTATCGCAAATTGGTAGGTTGGTTTAACTTGATGCACTTGTCTGTCGAACTGTTAACTGGTTCCACAAAAATAGCCAAGCGCCGCGAAATTCACAACCAATTAGAAACCGGAGAATTACCTGTTTTAGTGGGAACTCACGCGCTGATTCAAGATACGGTGAATTTCCATAAATTGGGTTTGGCGGTAATTGATGAACAGCACAGATTCGGTGTGCACCAGCGCGCTAAATTGCAGCAAAAAGGCGAAGCTCCCCACGTTTTGACGATGACGGCAACTCCCATTCCCCGGACGCTGGCCCTGACACTGCACGGGGATTTAGATGTGAGTCAAATTGATGAACTTCCCCCCGGTAGGCAGGCGATTCAAACCACTGTACTGTCTGCCAAAGAACGAATCCAAGCTTACGATTTGATTCGGCGGGAAGTGGCGAGCGGGCGTCAAGTTTATGTGGTGCTGCCGCTGGTGGAGGAGTCGGAAAAGTTGGACGTGCGATCGGCAATTGAGGAAAAAGAAAAACTAGAAAAAAGTGTATTTCCTGAGTTTAAGGTGGGTTTGCTCCACGGCAGGATGAGCAGTGCTGACAAAGATGAGGCAATTACTAAGTTTCGAGACAAAGAAACGGATATTTTAGTATCTACTACTGTGGTCGAGGTGGGAGTGGACGTGCCGAATGCAACGGTAATGCTGATTGAAAATTCTGAGCGTTTTGGACTGTCCCAACTGCATCAGTTGCGGGGGCGAGTCGGTCGGGGCAGCAACCGTTCTTATTGTTTGTTAATGCCCGGTTCCAAAAGTGCGGAAGCCATGCAGAGAATGAAGGTTTTAGAACAATCTCAAGATGGATTTTTTATTGCGGAAATGGACATGAGATTGCGCGGGCCTGGTCAGGTTTTGGGAACTCGGCAGTCGGGTTTGCCAGATTTTGCTTTGGCGAGCTTGGTGGAGGATCAGGAGGTTTTGGAGTTGGCGAGGGCGGCGGCTCAAATGGTAATTGATAATGATGAAAGTTTGAATCAATGGCCGGTGGTGCGGGATGAATTGGAGCGGAGATATCAGCGGATGATGAGTGGGTCGATTTTGACTTAG
- the tsf gene encoding translation elongation factor Ts, translating to MADISAKLVKELREKTGAGMMDCKKALVENEGNMETSIEWLRKKGLASAGKKGGRVASEGLVGSYIHTGGRVGVLVEVNCETDFVARREEFQKLVRDIAMQIAACPNVEYVKVEDIPAEVVEREKAIEMGKDDLGNKPENIKEKIVLGRIEKRMKELSLMDQPFIKDQNISVEELVKQTIAQIGENVQVRRFVRFVLGEGIEKVEANFADEVAAQMGVQ from the coding sequence ATGGCGGACATATCTGCAAAACTTGTTAAAGAACTGCGCGAAAAAACTGGCGCGGGCATGATGGACTGCAAAAAAGCCCTCGTTGAAAACGAAGGTAATATGGAAACATCCATTGAGTGGCTGCGGAAAAAAGGTCTGGCTTCGGCAGGTAAAAAAGGTGGACGAGTCGCCTCAGAAGGACTTGTAGGCAGCTACATTCACACCGGCGGCCGCGTGGGAGTGCTGGTGGAAGTTAACTGCGAAACAGATTTTGTGGCACGTCGCGAAGAATTCCAAAAGTTGGTGCGGGATATTGCGATGCAAATTGCAGCTTGCCCGAATGTGGAATACGTGAAAGTTGAAGATATCCCCGCCGAAGTTGTCGAAAGAGAAAAGGCAATTGAAATGGGCAAAGATGACTTGGGCAACAAGCCGGAGAACATCAAAGAAAAGATTGTTCTAGGGCGGATTGAGAAGCGCATGAAAGAGTTATCTTTAATGGATCAGCCTTTTATTAAAGATCAGAATATCTCGGTGGAAGAGTTGGTGAAACAAACGATCGCCCAAATTGGAGAAAATGTCCAAGTGCGCCGCTTCGTGCGTTTTGTCTTGGGCGAAGGCATTGAGAAGGTAGAAGCTAACTTTGCCGATGAAGTGGCAGCCCAAATGGGTGTTCAATAA
- the rpsB gene encoding 30S ribosomal protein S2 — protein sequence MPVVSLAQMLESGVHFGHQTRRWNPKMSPYIFTERNGVHIIDLVQTAQLMEDAYEYMRVASEKGKKFLFVGTKRQAAGIVAQEAQRCGAYYVNQRWLGGMLTNWTTIKSRVERLKDLERREEIGALDLLPKKEASVLRREMAKLQKYLGGIKSMRKIPDGVVLVDQRREYNAVLECQKLGIPIVSLLDTNCDPDLVDIAIPANDDAIRSIKLIVGKLADAIYEGRHGQQGGDSEEDYDYEGGYEGAEYDVEIEELDDPDYVDPDDAADADGEETES from the coding sequence ATGCCAGTAGTCAGTTTGGCTCAAATGTTAGAGTCAGGGGTTCACTTCGGACACCAAACCCGTCGGTGGAACCCGAAAATGTCTCCATACATTTTTACAGAGCGCAACGGGGTTCACATCATCGACCTCGTGCAAACCGCTCAGCTTATGGAAGACGCCTACGAGTACATGAGAGTTGCCTCAGAAAAAGGCAAAAAGTTTTTGTTCGTGGGTACGAAGCGCCAAGCTGCAGGGATTGTAGCCCAAGAAGCTCAACGCTGCGGTGCTTATTACGTCAACCAGCGCTGGCTGGGGGGAATGCTCACCAACTGGACGACTATTAAGTCCCGCGTGGAGCGCCTCAAGGATTTGGAGCGTCGCGAGGAAATCGGCGCCCTCGATTTGCTGCCGAAAAAAGAAGCTTCGGTACTGCGCCGAGAAATGGCAAAACTCCAGAAATATCTGGGCGGGATTAAATCTATGCGGAAGATTCCCGACGGAGTGGTGCTGGTAGACCAACGCCGCGAGTATAATGCGGTGTTGGAATGCCAAAAGTTGGGAATTCCGATCGTCTCTCTGTTGGATACCAACTGCGACCCGGATTTGGTTGACATTGCGATTCCGGCGAATGACGATGCTATTCGATCGATCAAGCTGATTGTCGGCAAGTTAGCTGATGCCATCTACGAAGGTCGTCATGGTCAGCAGGGCGGTGACTCTGAGGAAGACTACGACTACGAAGGTGGCTACGAAGGCGCGGAATATGATGTCGAAATCGAAGAATTGGATGACCCCGATTATGTAGATCCCGACGACGCCGCTGACGCTGACGGCGAAGAAACCGAGAGCTAG
- a CDS encoding cation/H(+) antiporter, whose product MPIPILVLLEVLIVIALSRLVGLGFRAIKQPQVIGEIVAGIMLGPSLFGLVAPDLATALFPAEAVPFLNVLSEVGLIFFMFLIGLELNPKYLKSNLDIAILTSHVSILLPFSLGSLLALQLYPIVSNNSVSFTAFALFLGAAMSITAFPVLARIITEHNLQNTKLGTLALTCAAVDDVTAWCLLAVAIAVTRTNSMIGAVPTIIASLIYIGFMLTVVRWFLQRLSKQYNRTGRLTQLLLSGIYMGVVASALITEWIGIHLIFGAFMLGAAMPKNAGLTRELAEKTEDFVLIFLLPIFFAYSGLRTQIGLLNSPELWLLCAAVLGVAIVGKYLGTYVAARVCGISNREASALGWLMNTRGLTELIVLNIGLSLGVISPLLFTMLVIMALVTTFMTSPLLEWTYPKRLIRLDISEVNSEDSELEDLQMADINEETANKLLPTYRILVPVANPSTQKGLLRLAVALAQPAAGMGGDDLKSAAVHPLSLIELNDDYAFESTPAEADRIIQERRSKLSELIDSLELPEARKFVHPIIRVTNDVARETAQIAEIDRADLILVGWHRPTFSSNRLGGRVGQILSNAKVDVAIFVDRGREKLNNLLVPYAANIHDDLGLELALRLLVNSEERRLTVLRVAVDGESGNELSYEFQRVMDQLPVEVRSRIETPIVEAAEPIQAVVAASANADLTIAGTSREWGIERQTLGQYTDELAVQCHSSLLIARCYVRVRSHLASVLPQM is encoded by the coding sequence ATGCCCATACCCATTCTCGTCCTGCTTGAAGTTCTAATTGTCATCGCACTTTCGAGACTTGTAGGTTTAGGATTTCGAGCGATCAAACAACCTCAAGTCATTGGAGAAATTGTAGCAGGAATTATGCTTGGACCTTCTCTGTTTGGCTTAGTTGCACCAGATTTAGCAACAGCACTTTTTCCCGCCGAAGCCGTTCCCTTCCTCAACGTGCTATCAGAGGTGGGGCTAATATTTTTCATGTTTTTGATTGGTTTGGAACTGAATCCCAAGTATCTCAAAAGCAATTTAGATATAGCGATTTTAACTTCCCACGTCAGCATTTTACTGCCCTTTTCCCTGGGAAGCTTGCTAGCGCTGCAGCTGTATCCCATCGTTTCAAATAATAGCGTTTCCTTTACCGCCTTTGCTTTGTTTTTGGGCGCTGCGATGTCAATTACGGCCTTTCCGGTGCTGGCAAGAATTATTACAGAACACAACTTGCAGAATACAAAATTGGGAACGTTGGCCTTGACTTGCGCTGCGGTAGATGACGTAACGGCGTGGTGTTTGTTAGCGGTGGCGATCGCAGTTACTCGTACTAATTCGATGATCGGTGCTGTGCCGACAATTATTGCATCTTTAATTTACATCGGTTTCATGCTGACTGTAGTCCGTTGGTTCTTGCAGCGACTTTCCAAACAGTACAACCGCACTGGCAGATTAACACAGTTATTGCTCTCCGGCATTTACATGGGAGTTGTAGCTTCGGCATTAATTACTGAATGGATCGGCATTCATTTAATTTTCGGTGCATTTATGCTGGGTGCTGCCATGCCTAAAAATGCGGGATTGACCAGAGAATTAGCAGAAAAAACAGAAGACTTTGTACTAATATTTCTCCTGCCCATATTTTTTGCTTATAGCGGGTTGCGAACTCAAATCGGCTTGCTCAACAGTCCTGAATTGTGGCTGCTGTGCGCCGCAGTTTTAGGAGTGGCAATTGTCGGCAAATACCTCGGCACTTACGTTGCAGCTAGAGTATGTGGCATCAGCAACCGCGAAGCTTCAGCCCTGGGATGGCTGATGAATACTCGTGGTTTGACTGAACTAATTGTGCTGAATATCGGTCTTTCCTTGGGGGTGATTTCGCCGCTGCTATTTACGATGTTAGTCATCATGGCTTTAGTGACAACTTTTATGACTTCGCCACTGTTGGAGTGGACTTATCCAAAACGGTTAATTAGATTAGATATTTCAGAAGTTAACTCTGAGGATTCCGAATTAGAAGATTTACAAATGGCTGACATCAACGAAGAAACTGCTAACAAATTGCTGCCCACTTATCGAATTTTAGTACCTGTTGCCAACCCCAGCACGCAGAAAGGTTTACTGAGACTAGCGGTAGCGCTGGCGCAGCCTGCTGCTGGTATGGGCGGTGATGATTTAAAGTCGGCGGCGGTTCATCCTCTGAGTTTGATAGAATTAAATGATGACTATGCTTTTGAAAGTACGCCGGCGGAAGCCGATCGCATTATTCAAGAGCGTCGCTCGAAATTATCAGAATTGATTGATAGTTTGGAACTGCCCGAGGCAAGAAAATTCGTACATCCCATCATTCGCGTTACTAATGATGTCGCCCGGGAAACGGCACAAATTGCGGAGATCGATCGCGCGGATTTGATTTTAGTAGGATGGCATAGGCCTACTTTTAGCAGCAACCGTTTGGGAGGACGTGTCGGTCAAATTCTCAGCAACGCAAAGGTGGATGTAGCAATTTTTGTTGACAGAGGCAGGGAAAAATTGAATAACTTGTTAGTACCTTACGCCGCAAACATTCACGATGACTTGGGGTTAGAATTGGCGCTGAGACTGTTAGTTAATAGCGAGGAACGCCGTTTGACGGTGCTGCGGGTGGCGGTTGACGGGGAATCTGGAAATGAGCTGAGTTACGAGTTTCAGCGAGTGATGGATCAGTTACCAGTTGAGGTACGATCGCGCATTGAAACTCCGATTGTGGAGGCTGCTGAGCCAATTCAAGCAGTGGTTGCGGCTTCTGCTAATGCTGATTTGACTATTGCGGGTACGAGTCGGGAGTGGGGAATTGAGCGCCAAACTTTGGGACAGTATACTGATGAATTGGCTGTGCAGTGTCATTCTTCGCTGCTGATTGCGCGGTGTTACGTTAGAGTGCGATCGCACTTGGCATCGGTACTTCCTCAAATGTAG